The sequence AACGCGAAGCACATGCTTCTTCAGAACGCCCTCGACGCCCCGGTGGACTAGCGAACCGCTTTCTCCTGCCGGCGCTGGCCGGCAATTTGTGATGCGTGAGTGGAATGGAAGTGACAATCGTGGGAAGGCCCGCAGGGTTTGACCGCCAGGACGTGATCTCGGCGGCGGAACGACAATTTCGTCGTGCTGGATACGAAGGTACGAGTATCGACGATCTCGTGGAAGCGACAGGGTTGGGTCGAGGGAGCCTATACGCGGCGTTTGGCGGCAAGCACCAAATGTACCTAGAGGCCCTCGACCGCTATTGCCTGGATTATGAGGAGTCCTTGGACGACGCCCTCGGCGGATCGGACGAAGGCGCCTATGGGCGCTTGCAGGCATACTTGGCCAACCCGGAGCATTGTGCGCTCCAGGCGGGTGAATATTTGGTGTGCATGGCAGGGCGATCCGCCATGGAGTTGGGTTCCTGCGATGTCGACGTGACCTCTCGCGTAGACCGCAACTTCACCGTTCTCGAATCGGCGCTTCGAGAGGCCATCGAGGCTGCTCAACGCGCTGGCGATTTTGATCGCGATGCGGACGCGGGGGACGCCGCTACCGTGATACTCGTTCTCCTGAAGGGTATTGACATCGTTGCCCGGACTGGCCGGAGCCCGGAAGACCTTCGTCCCCTCGTCGGAGCCGTGATGGATCGCTTCGCGACACACCGGCTTGCGTTCGCCTAGGAGCAAGAGGGGCGATCGACTACCTCGAGTACTCCGCGGGCGGGCGGCCTTCGACGGAAAGGAGCAGAGACTCTCCACCGTCGATGTCGAACACGGCTCCCGTGGGAGCCCCGTTCCACATGACATATGTGGCCTGGGCCGCGACCTCGGTGACTTCGACCATGCGCTTGATGGGGAGCACCTCTCGCAGCTGTGCCCGACGAGCTTCGAGACCCTCTCCTAGGAGCGATGCGGAAAGGGGGGTGTCTAGGAAACCGGCGGCAAGCAGGTTGAATCGCGCCGGAGCCAGTTCGAGGGCGAGATTCCGTGTGACGGTCGTCATGGCGCCGACGCTGGAGGCAACGACGGCCACGCCCGATGC is a genomic window of Frondihabitans peucedani containing:
- a CDS encoding TetR/AcrR family transcriptional regulator, whose product is MEVTIVGRPAGFDRQDVISAAERQFRRAGYEGTSIDDLVEATGLGRGSLYAAFGGKHQMYLEALDRYCLDYEESLDDALGGSDEGAYGRLQAYLANPEHCALQAGEYLVCMAGRSAMELGSCDVDVTSRVDRNFTVLESALREAIEAAQRAGDFDRDADAGDAATVILVLLKGIDIVARTGRSPEDLRPLVGAVMDRFATHRLAFA
- a CDS encoding SDR family oxidoreductase; this translates as MLFFSGTAPRKPASGVAVVASSVGAMTTVTRNLALELAPARFNLLAAGFLDTPLSASLLGEGLEARRAQLREVLPIKRMVEVTEVAAQATYVMWNGAPTGAVFDIDGGESLLLSVEGRPPAEYSR